A part of Miscanthus floridulus cultivar M001 chromosome 6, ASM1932011v1, whole genome shotgun sequence genomic DNA contains:
- the LOC136461605 gene encoding NADP-dependent malic enzyme, chloroplastic encodes MISARAATVAAASPASPWKRGGRSEGGGSCDGCSTYRKTVPRRAAAVKVRALPPKRVEAVAIGSAAETETEEVVVEVAAATEELPVMPWATSVASGYTLLRDPHHNKGLAFTEKERDAHYLRGLLPPAVVSQELQIKKFMNNLRQYQLPIQCYMAMMNLQETDERLFYKLLIENVVELLPYVYTPTVGEACQKYGSIFGRPQGLYVSLKDKGRVLEVLRNWPHRNVQVICVTDGERILGLGDLGCQGMGIPVGKLALYTALGGVDPTACLPVTIDVGTNNEKLLNDEFYIGLRQKRARGEEYDELIEEFMAAVKTFYGEKVLIQFEDFANHNAFDLLEKYSKSHLVFNDDIQGTASVVLAGLLAALKMVGGTLAEQTYLFLGAGEAGTGIAELIALEMSKQTKAPVEECRKKVWLVDSKGLIVDSRKNSLAPFKKPWAHEHEPLTTLYDAVQSIKPTVLIGTSGVGRTFTKEIVEAMASINERPIIFSLSNPTSHSECTAEQAYTWTQGRAVFASGSPFASVEYDGKTFVPGQSNNAYIFPGLGLGLVISGAVRVHEDMLLAASAALADQATEENFVTGSIFPPFTNIRKISAYIAAAVAAKAYELGLATRVPPPKDLVAYAESCMYSPVYRNYQ; translated from the exons ATGATCTCCGCTCgcgccgccaccgtcgccgccgcgtCCCCCGCCTCCCCG TGGAAGCGGGGAGGACGGAGCGAGGGCGGCGGCAGCTGCGACGGATGCAGCACCTACAGGAAGACCGTGCCGAGGAGGGCCGCGGCCGTGAAGGTGCGCGCCTTGCCGCCGAAGCGGGTGGAGGCGGTCGCGATAGGCTCCGCcgcggagacggagacggaggaggtggtggtggaggtggcggcggccacCGAGGAGCTGCCCGTCATGCCCTGGGCCACCTCCGTCGCAAG CGGTTACACCCTTTTGAGGGACCCACATCACAACAAGGGTCTTGCTTTCACGGAGAAGGAGAGGGATGCACACTACTTGCGTGGACTGCTTCCTCCGGCAGTTGTATCTCAGGAACTCCAA ATTAAGAAGTTCATGAACAACCTGCGGCAGTACCAGCTCCCTATTCAGTGCTATATGGCCATGATGAACCTTCAG GAGACGGACGAGAGGCTTTTCTACAAGCTTTTGATTGAAAATGTGGTGGAGCTGCTTCCTTATGTTTACACACCAACTGTAGGTGAGGCCTGCCAGAAGTATGGGTCCATCTTTGGACGACCACAGGGTCTGTATGTCAGCCTGAAGGACAA GGGGAGGGTCCTAGAAGTTCTAAGGAACTGGCCACATAGGAACGTTCAAGTTATCTGTGTTACTGATGGTGAGCGAATCTTGGGACTTGGAGATTTGGGTTGTCAG GGAATGGGAATTCCTGTAGGCAAACTTGCTCTATACACTGCTCTTGGAGGAGTCGATCCAACAGCT TGTTTGCCTGTCACAATTGATGTTGGCACAAATAATGAGAAATTGCTTAATGATGAGTTCTACATTGGACTCCGGCAAAAACGTGCAAGGGGCGAG GAGTATGATGAGCTTATTGAAGAGTTCATGGCTGCTGTTAAGACATTCTATGGTGAGAAAGTCCTCATTCAG TTTGAGGACTTTGCCAATCATAATGCCTTTGATTTACTTGAAAAATATAGCAAGAGCCATCTTGTTTTCAATGATGATATCCAG GGCACAGCATCAGTGGTCCTTGCAGGTTTGTTAGCAGCACTCAAGATGGTTGGTGGGACCCTGGCAGAGCAGACTTATTTGTTCCTTGGTGCTGGGGAG GCTGGAACTGGTATTGCAGAACTCATCGCTCTTGAGATGTCGAAACAG ACAAAGGCCCCAGTTGAAGAGTGCCGCAAGAAGGTTTGGCTGGTGGACTCAAAG GGTTTGATTGTTGACTCTCGTAAAAACTCCCTTGCGCCATTCAAAAAACCTTGGGCACATGAGCATGAGCCCTTGACAACCTTGTATGACGCTGTTCAG TCCATCAAACCTACAGTTCTGATTGGGACATCTGGAGTTGGAAGAACATTCACAAAAGAAATTGTTGAGGCCATGGCTTCCATCAATGAG AGGCCTATCATCTTTTCACTGTCAAATCCAACCTCACATTCTGAATGTACTGCTGAACAAGCATATACCTGGACTCAG GGTCGTGCAGTTTTTGCCAGTGGCAGTCCATTTGCCTCTGTGGAGTATGATGGGAAGACTTTTGTACCTGGGCAG TCGAACAATGCGTACATTTTTCCTGGACTCGGCCTCGGTCTTGTTATTTCTGGAGCCGTCCGTGTCCACGAGGACATGCTTCTTGCCGCCT CGGCTGCACTAGCTGATCAGGCCACAGAGGAGAACTTCGTCACGGGATCGATCTTCCCACCCTTCACGAACATTAGAAAGATCTCTGCATACATTGCTGCAGCCGTGGCTGCAAAAGCTTATGAACTCG GTTTGGCGACCCGTGTGCCTCCCCCCAAAGACCTGGTGGCATATGCAGAGAGCTGCATGTACTCTCCTGTCTACCGTAACTACCAGTAG